Proteins encoded by one window of Macaca fascicularis isolate 582-1 chromosome 10, T2T-MFA8v1.1:
- the LOC102116103 gene encoding beta-crystallin B2, with translation MASDHQTQAGKPQSLNPKIIIFEQENFQGHSHELNGPCPNLKETGVEKAGSVLVQAGPWVGYEQANCKGEQFVFEKGEYPRWDSWTSSRRTDSLSSLRPIKVDSQEHKIILYENPNFTGKKMEIIDDDVPSFHAHGYQEKVSSVRVQSGTWVGYQYPGYRGLQYLLEKGDYKESSDFGAPHPQVQSVRRIRDMQWHQRGAFHPSN, from the exons ATGGCCTCAGACCACCAGACCCAGGCGGGCAAGCCACAGTCCCTCAACCCCAAG ATCATCATCTTTGAGCAGGAAAACTTTCAAGGTCACTCGCATGAGCTCAATGGGCCCTGCCCCAACCTGAAGGAGACTGGCGTGGAGAAGGCAGGCTCTGTCCTAGTGCAGGCTGGACC CTGGGTGGGCTATGAACAGGCCAACTGCAAGGGCGAGCAGTTTGTGTTTGAGAAGGGCGAGTACCCCCGCTGGGACTCGTGGACCAGCAGCCGCAGGACAGACTCCCTCAGCTCCCTGAGGCCCATCAAAGTG GACAGCCAAGAGCACAAGATCATCCTCTATGAAAACCCCAACTTCACCGGGAAGAAGATGGAAATCATAGATGACGACGTCCCCAGCTTCCACGCCCACGGCTACCAGGAGAAGGTGTCATCTGTGCGGGTGCAGAGTGGCAC GTGGGTTGGCTACCAGTACCCCGGCTACCGCGGGCTGCAGTACCTGCTGGAGAAGGGAGACTACAAGGAGAGCAGCGACTTTGGGGCCCCTCACCCCCAGGTGCAGTCTGTGCGCCGCATCCGCGACATGCAGTGGCACCAACGTGGCGCCTTCCACCCCTCCAACTAG